One genomic window of Myxocyprinus asiaticus isolate MX2 ecotype Aquarium Trade chromosome 5, UBuf_Myxa_2, whole genome shotgun sequence includes the following:
- the LOC127440587 gene encoding acyl-CoA-binding domain-containing protein 5-B-like, whose translation MCFLSSFIDFFLSMTRKAMGDPKSIQRRFEAAVKVIRSLPEDGNSSSITDDMLVLFYSYYKQATAGPCNTLKPNSWDPVGKAKWEKWKALGNISKDQAMMEYVQEIQLIIETLPVTDRMEELTDALDPYYEIAEDEEEVVPRRPAKKKKEKEDSDGGAEEDKGDESESSDENIEDDMEMEENSKDSRTLAEGRGGLPLFNESTSSSTSDTHSSLNTEEEEEELAYSREPTTKPPEFCQSNNYPNAYDQDDETNSESMEQPVTQEKGSGVPRVHLAGMSVAEAKMQEQQGGNREPQCGSQDGKPQGVTPPLPHPLAFGNDRTLPHRRRRVSSQANRCQGDGEHWETKGIKDKKALNTQIAMTLSQLQDNMQDVLQRLTALEVLTASQAEIIHLESWQSKSPKKSLPWWPLDMSPCSVALAVMWPFAVHWLVKFYLQKRKR comes from the exons atgtgttttttgtcgtcgtttattgatttttttctgtCCATGACACGAAAGGCAATGGGTGATCCGAAATCTATCCAGAGGAGATTTGAAGCGGCGGTTAAAGTGATCAGAAGTTTACCTGAAGATGGTAATTCCTCCAGCATTACAg ATGACATGCTTGTACTGTTCTACAGTTACTACAAACAAGCCACAGCAGGACCATGTAACACCCTAAAACCCAATTCTTGGGATCCTGTTGGTAAAGCTAAATG GGAGAAATGGAAAGCCTTAGGAAACATATCAAAGGATCAAGCCATGATGGAATATGTTCAAGAAATACAGCTG ATAATAGAGACCCTTCCAGTCACAGACAGGATGGAAGAATTAACGGATGCTCTTGACCCATATTATGAGATAGCTGAGGATGAGGAAGAAGTAGTGCCCAGAAGACCGGCAAA aaaaaaaaaagaaaaagaggacaGTGATGGCGGTGCTGAGGAAGACAAAGGGGATGAGAGTGAAAGTTCTGATGAGAATATAGAAGATGACATGGAGATGGAAGAGAACAGCAAAG ACTCGAGGACTCTGGCAGAAGGCAGAGGAGGTTTACCTTTGTTTAATGAAAGCACATCTTCCTCGACCAGTGACACTCACAGCTCTCTGAACactgaggaagaagaggaggaactgGCATACAGCAGAGAGCCCACCACAAAGCCTCCAGAGTTCTGCCAATCCAACAACTACCCCAATG CGTATGATCAGGATGATGAGACGAACAGCGAATCAATGGAACAGCCAGTAACACAAGAGAAG GGTTCAGGAGTTCCCAGGGTACATTTGGCAGGCATGAGTGTGGCTGAAGCCAAGATGCAGGAGCAACAAGGGGGAAACAGAGAGCCACAGTGTGGGAGTCAGGATGGAAAACCACAGGGAGTTACACCCCCACTCCCCCACCCACTGGCATTTGGAAATGACAGAACCTTGCCACACAGAAGAAGACGAG taaGCTCACAAGCTAATCG GTGCCAAGGAGATGGTGAACACTGGGAGACAAAAGGAATCAAGGACAAAAAGGCATTGAACACCCAGATTGCCATGACACTGTCACAGTTACAGGACAATATGCAGGATGTGCTGCAAAGATTGACCGCACTGGAAGTTCTGACAGCATCACAA gCTGAAATCATTCATCTTGAAAGTTGGCAGTCAAAATCACCAAAAAAG agtTTACCCTGGTGGCCATTAGACATGTCCCCATGCTCTGTAGCACTGGCTGTTATGTGGCCTTTTGCTGTGCATTGGCTTGTGAAGTTTTACTTACAGAAGAGGAAGCG ATGA
- the LOC127441676 gene encoding uncharacterized protein C1orf21 homolog translates to MGCTSAKQLSSVPSDEEGRGKAYSNGDAFSDEYKLKGVEKVKYMHGEEERKNTRNQENLEKSTTLHKAMHKDATGSINKISIHSSESQQEFFRMLDEKIEKGRDYCSEDEDMT, encoded by the exons ATGGGCTGCACCTCAGCCAAGCAGTTGTCATCTGTACCCAGTGATGAAGAGGGCCGGGGAAAGGCCTACAGTAATGGAGATGCCTTCTCTG ATGAGTACAAACTGAAAGGAGTTGAGAAGGTGAAGTACATGCATGGAGAAGAGGAGCGCAAGAACACACGCAACCAAGAGAATTTG GAAAAGAGCACAACTTTGCACAAGGCCATGCATAAAGATGCCACCGGAAGTATTAATAAGATaag TATCCACTCTTCAGAGAGCCAGCAGGAGTTCTTTAGGATGCTGGATGAGAAGATTGAAAAG GGACGAGACTACTGCTCGGAGGACGAGGATATGACATAG
- the LOC127441674 gene encoding vesicle-trafficking protein SEC22b-A-like yields MVSLTMIVRVADGLPLAASMQEDEQCGRDLQKYQSQAKQLCRKLNEQSPARCTLEAGAMCFHYAIEKGVCYLALCEAGFSKKLAFAYLEDLEGEFSEQYGNKVPSVSRPYSFIEFDTYIQKTKKSYIDSRAQRNLGSINSELHDVQRIMVANIEEVLQRGEALSALDYKASNLSSLSKKYRSDAKYLNTRSTYAKVAAGAVIFITLIVYVRFWWL; encoded by the exons ATGGTGTCACTGACGATGATTGTTCGTGTCGCCGACGGACTGCCACTTGCTGCATCAATGCAAGAGGATGAGCAG TGTGGACGAGACTTGCAGAAGTATCAGAGTCAAGCCAAACAACTGTGCCGAAAACTCAACGAACAGAGTCCTGCACGGTGCACTTTAGAGGCAGGTGCCATGTGCTTTCA CTATGCCATTGAGAAAGGAGTGTGTTACCTGGCCTTATGTGAAGCAGGATTCTCCAAGAAACTGGCGTTTGCCTATCTGGAAGATCTTGAGGGGGAATTCAGTGAGCAGTATGGGAACAAGGTCCCATCAGTGTCACGGCCGTACTCCTTTATTGAATTTG acacatacatacagaagACCAAAAAGTCTTACATTGACAGCAGAGCACAAAGAAATCTGGGAAGCATCAATTCGGAGTTGCATGATGTCCAAAGAATCATGGTTGCCAATATAGAAGAAGTGCTCCAGCGAGGAGAAGCCTTATCTG CTTTGGATTACAAAGCCAGTAACCTGTCCAGTCTGTCTAAGAAGTACCGCAGTGATGCCAAATATCTCAACACTCGCTCCACATATGCTAAAGTGGCGGCAGGTGCTGTCATTTTCATCACACTCATTGTGTATGTACGCTTCTGGTGGCTGTGA